TTCTAAATCATTAATTGTACACCCAGCTTCAACAACTCATTCACAATTAAGTGAAGAAGAGTTATTAAAAGCTGGAGTTAATCCTTCAACTATTAGACTTTCTATTGGATTAGAAGATCCAATTGATTTAATTGAAGATTTAACTCAAGCCTTAAGTTAAGAAGAGAATTATGGCTTTAATCTCCTCAAAAGGTGTGTATGGACTTGCTGCCATGCACGAATTGTTACAAAATGAAGAGAACAAACCAATGCAAAGTAGAGAGATATCAGCAAGAGCAGATATCCCTCAAAGTTATTTGGAACAACTTCTAGGAAAACTTAAACATGCAGGATTGGTTTTAAGCACAAGGGGTTCAAAAGGTGGCTACATGTTAGCTAAAGATCCAAAAGATATATTAATAAAAGATATTATTATTGCTTTAGAAGATGATATAAAAATTATTGATACAAAGAGCAATAATCCTATTTTAAATATATTTTTTGATGAAACAAAAGAGAAAACAAAAAAACTATTTAACTTGTCATTGAAAGATTTAAAACAGTATCAAGATAAATATAATCAATATTTACACTATAGTATTTGAGTAAAAGTTGCTTCTAGAAGAAGTTCAAAAGTAGAAGTTCAAATTAATATTTGAATCAATAAAAGGAGAAAAAGATGAAATATGCAAATGATGTAACAGAACTAATTGGAAATACACCACTAGTAAAATTAAAAAAAGCAAGTACAAATGGTACAACTGTATTAGGTAAATGTGAATTTATGAATCCTACTCATTCAGTAAAAGATAGAATCGGATTTAATATGATTAATGAAGCAATTAAATCAGGAAAAATAACTGAAGGGACAACTGTAATTGAACCAACAAGTGGAAATACTGGGATTGCATTAGCTAGCGTTTGTGCAGCTAAAGGAATCAAACTAATCCTTACTATGCCTTCAAGCATGAGTATTGAAAGAAGAAAACTTTTAAAAGCACTTGGTGCTCAAATTGTATTAACTGAGCCTGAGAAAGGCATGAAAGGTGCAGTTGAAAAAGCTAATGAATTAAGTGAATCACTTGATAATTCAATTGTATTACAACAATTTGCAAATGAAGCAAATCCAGATATTCATAGAAAAACTACAGCATTAGAAATCTTAAGAGATACAGATGATAAAGTTGATGTTTTAGTTATTGCAATTGGTACAGGTGGAAGTATTACAGGTATTTCAGAAGTTGTTAAAGCTAAAAATCCAAATGTAAAAGTAATAGCTGTTGAACCTACTGACTCTCCAGTACTTTCAGGTGGTAACCCTGGTCCTCATAAAATTCAAGGTATTGGTGCTGGATTTGTTCCTGCTGTATTAAATACAAAAATTTATGATGAAATTATCACTGTATCAAATGATGATGCAATGGAAACTGCTAGAAACTTAGCAAAAGATGAGGGATTATTAGTAGGTATTAGTGCGGGAGCTAATGTATTTGCTTCAACTGCTCTTGCTCAAAGAGAAGAGTATAAAGGTAAAACAATAGTTACTATTCTTTGTGATACAGGAGAAAGATATTTAAGTACTCCGTTATATCAATTTGATGATGAATAGGAATAAATAAAAGAATGGCAGAAAAGGCTTATAGATCTGTTGTCAAAAGCATTTCGTGGAGAACAGTAGGAACTCTAGATACCATGATTATCTCATATTTTATTACAGGCGACCTAGTTATGGCCGCCTCTATTGGTTCTATTGAAGTTTTCACGAAAATGATTCTATATTATTTTCACGAAAGAGCTTGGAATAAAATCTCTTTTGGAAAAGTTAAAGAGCCAGATTATCAGATTTAGGAAAGAAAATGATAGATGAAGTAAAAGAATTAAACAAAAAATTAGAAGATAGTAATACTGAAGAGATTTTAAAATTTTTTATGGATGAATACAAAAATGAAGCAGCATTATCTTCTAGTTTTGGTGCAGAAGACCAAGTTTTAACTCATATGATGTTAGAACATGATAAAAGTGCAAATATATTTACGCTTGACACAGGAAGACTTCCATATGAAACATATAATGTTATGGATAGTACAAATTTAAAATATAATATAAAAGTAAATGTTTTTTTTCCTAACAATGAAAATGTAGAAGAGCTTTATAAAAGCCATGGAATAAATGGTTTTTATGAATCAATAGATAATAGAAAATCATGCTGTAATATAAGAAAAATTGAACCACTTAAAAGAGCATTAAAGCCATTGAAAGTTTGGATTACAGGACTAAGAGCTGCACAAAGCGTTACAAGAGTTGAAATGCCATTAGTTGAGTGGGATGAAAACTTTCAAGTAATAAAAGTAAATCCTCTTATATCTTGGAGTGAAGAAGATGTATGGAAATATATAAAAGAAAACAAAGTCCCATACAATAAACTTCATGATCAAGGTTATCCAAGTATTGGATGTGCACCCTGTACAAGGGCTGTAAAAGAAGGTGAAGATATTAGAAGTGGAAGATGGTGGTGGGAAAACCCAGAACATAAAGAGTGTGGATTACACGCAAAATAGATGAATCAAATTTTTGATTTGAAAGAATCTAAAAAAATATTTAAATACAATTAATGGAGAGATTATGATAAGTAAGGAAAGACTTACCCATTTAAAACAGCTAGAAGCAGAATCAATACACATAATGAGAGAAGTAATAGCAGAATTCCAAAATCCTGCAATGCTTTACTCTGTAGGAAAAGATTCTTCTGTAATGTTACACATATTACAAAAAGCTTTTTATCCAGCTCCTCCACCACTTCCATTAGTACATGTTGATACAACTTGGAAGTTTAAAGAGATGATAGAATTTCGTGATAGACGTGCAAAAGAGGTTGGAATGGAACTTATTGTTTATTCTAATCCAAAAGGTATAGAGATGAATATCTCTCCTTTTACTCATGGTTCAGCAGTACACACTGATATTATGAAAACAGAAGGTTTAAAACAAATGCTTAATATGCAAAAATTTGATGCAGTATTTGGTGGAGCTAGACGTGATGAAGAGAAGTCTCGTGCAAAAGAGCGAATTTATTCATTTAGAGATGAAAACCATAGATGGGATCCAAAAAACCAAAGACCTGAGTTATGGAATATTTATAATGGAAGACACACAAAAGGTGAATCTATTAGAGTTTTCCCAATATCAAACTGGACAGAGCTTGATGTTTGGCAATATATCTATTTAGAAGGTATTCCTATTCCTGATTTATACTTCTCAAAAGAGCGTGAAGTAGTAGAATATATGGGTACAAAAATTATGGTTGATGATGATAGAATGCCTGAAAGTTTGCGAAAAACAGCTAAAAAAGAGAAAGTTAGATTTAGAACACTTGGTTGTTATCCTTTAACGGGTGCAGTAAATAGTGAAGCTTCAACTCTACCTGAGATTATTCAAGAGATGTTGATTTGTACAACTAGTGAGAGACAAGGAAGACTTATAGATAGTGATGGTGAAGCATCAATGGAGAAGAAAAAACAAGAGGGGTATTTTTAAGATGGCACACCAATCAGATTTAATAGCTGAAAATATTGAACAATATTTAAAAGAACATGAAAACAAAGAGATATTAAGATTTATAACATGTGGTAGTGTTGATGATGGAAAAAGTACTCTAATTGGAAGATTACTTTATGATTCAAAGATGATTTTTGAAGACCAATTAGCTGCGATTGAAAAAGATAGTAAAAAAAGCGGAACTACTGGAGATAAGATTGACTTAGCACTTTTAGTTGATGGATTAGCAAGTGAGAGAGAGCAAGGTATTACTATTGATGTTGCCTATAGATTTTTCTCAACTGAAAAAAGAAAATTTATCATAGCAGATACTCCAGGACATGAACAATACACAAGAAATATGGCAACGGGTGCAAGTACAGCTGATGTAGCTATTATCCTAATTGATGCAAGATCTGGGGTGTTAACACAAACAAAAAGACACTCTTATATAGCTTCTCTTCTTGGGATTAAGAACCTTATTGTTGCAATCAATAAAATGGACTTGGTTGATTTTAACCAAGATAGATTTGAAGAGATTAAAAAAGATTATGCGCAGATTATTCCTAATCTTCCACATTATGAAGATATCAATTTTGAGTATATTCCAATCTCTGCACTTGATGGAGATAATATCCTTACAAATTCACCAAAATCTACTTGGTACAAAGGTCTTCCACTTATGCAACTACTGGATACTATTGATATTCATAAAGCTGAGAATCATGACTTTAGATTACCAGTTCAGTATGTTTCTCGTCCTCATCTAAACTTTAGAGGATTTTCAGGAACTATTGCAAGTGGAAAGATTTCTGTAGGTGATGAAATTACAGTTTTACCATCAAGAAAAACTTCTATTGTAAAATCTATTGTTTCAAATGAAATTAAAGATTTAAGACCTATTGGAAAAGACGAAACTGTTGAGACAATAGAAACAGCATTTGCTCCAATGGCTACAACAATCACATTAAAAGATGAGATTGATATTTCTAGAGGAGATATGATTGTAAAATCAAGCTCTATTCCACAAGTATCAAATAAGCTTGAAGTGATGGTTGTTTGGATGGATGAGAAAAAGCTTGAACTTAATAATAACTATATTATTAAAAGAGCAACTTCTGTTATTAATGGAGCATTTAAATCAATAGAATATAAAAAAGATATTAATACTTTTGATGAAGTTAAAGCAAACCATTTAGAGTTAAATGATATTGCAAAATGTACCCTAGCAATAGATAGACAAATTGCAGTTGATCCATATAATAAAAATAGATATACGGGAAGTTTTATTATCATCGATAGATATTCAAATACTACGGTTGGTGCTGGTATGATTATATCTTCAGTTATGAATGAAGCTACAAATAAAGAGGAAAAAATAAGAGATTATACAAAAGCAGAAGTTGAGCTTAATGCGTATATTAGGAATAATTACCCTGAATGGGGATGTAAAGAAATTTAATGGAACATTTTTCAAGGATTAAATAATGGCAAAAGAGAGTGCAGCTCAAAGAGTAGAGCGAATAAAAAAAGAGAAGAACGGCTTAGATGTATTAAAAGACATATATGTCTACGCTGTTTTAGGTGAAGAAGTACATCCAGAAGATATTGATAGATTTAAATGGTATGGACTTTACACTCAAAATAGAAATCTTCAAGCAGAAGATGATCCAACTTTATATTTTATGTTAAGAATAAAATTAGAACATGGTTCTATGAATTTAGAGCAAATGAGAGAAGTATCAGCTCTATCAAAAGAGTATGGAAGAGGAACAGCAGATTTTACAACTAGACAAGATATTCAACTGCACTATATTCAAGTAAAAGATTTACCTGAAATATTTAGAAGATTAAATGAAGTTGGATTATCAACAATTTTTGCAGCAGGTGATGTTCCAAGAAATGTTATAACTTGTGCAGTTTCAGGAATTGAACATGATGAACTTTATGATGTAAGACCAATCGTTGATAAAGTAAATGATTATCTAAGAGGAAATAAAAACCTATCTAATCTTCCTAGAAAATATAAAATAGGTATTAGTGCTTGTCATAAACACTGTATGGGTCATGAGATACAAGATTTATCTTTTACCGCAGTTCCTTGTGATTGTAGTGATAAAGTACTTTTTGATGTAAGTGTTGGAGGAGGATTAGCTTCTGCTATGGGAATTGCGCATCACATTGGATTTGTTACCCCTTCTCAAATTTTACCAATAGTAAAAGCTGTTAGTACAATATATAGAGACCATGGATTAAGAGAGAATAGAAGAAAAGCAAGACTTAGTCACTTAATCAAGGAATGGGGGATAGAAAAGTTTAAAGAAGAAGTAATTGCTAGATCAAAAGTTGCTATAAAAGAACAAAAAATAATGGAATATACTCCTTATGCAAAAAGAGAGCATTTTGGGATTCATGATTCTAAAGAAAAAGCAAAATCATATATTGGTTGTGCTATAAATGGTGGACATATTGGTTCACAAGGATTAGAAAAACTAGCAAATATTTTAGAAAAGCATGGGGCAACAACTATTAAAACTACAACTACACAAAATTTTGTAGTAAAAGATGTACCAACTAAAAATGCAGAAGATTTAGCAAATGAGTTAAAAACAATTGGAATTGATGCTTTCCCTAGTCCTTTTAAAGCTAGAACGCTTTCATGTACTGGATTAAATTTTTGTAAATTTGCTATTTCTGAAACTAAAGACAAAGCAATTTCACTTGCGACACATCTAGAGAAAAAGTTTCCTAATTTTAATGAGACTGTTTCTATATCTGTAAATGGTTGTCCAAACTCTTGTGCTCATCCACATGTGGTTGATATAGGTTTACTTGGACTAAAAGTGAAAAATAAAGAAGGAATAACAGTTCCTGGATTTGAGTTAATTTTAGGTGGAAATCTAGAAGGAAGTAAATCTAACTTTGGAGAAAAAGTAAAAATCAAATTTTTACCAGAAGATGCTGAAGGTATTTTAGAAAATATCATTCAAAAGTATATTGATAGTGGTGAAAATAGTTTAAATAAATTTTTAAAAGAGAGAATAAATGACGAAGAATTTGTTTCGTCCCTTCATTAATGAGCATACTGATAAACTTCAATACTTAAAGTATGGAACAATAGGTAAGCACAAAAGTGCTTACTTTGACTATACAGCTTCAGGTTTAGCATTTAGACCTATTGAAAATCGTATTTATGATATGCTAACAACATATGCAAATACACACTCAAAAGAATCAGGTATGGCTAATCAAACAAATAGTTATTATGAAGAAGCATTAACTAATCTAAAAATATCATTAGAATTAAATGATGAATTTGAAATAATTCCAAGTGGTTGTGGATCAACTGCTGCTATAAAAAGATTTCAAGAGTTATTAGGACTTTATATTCCACCTGCTACTAAAAAAAGATTGAATATAAATATTGATAAATCAAAACTTCCCCTTGTAATAGTAGGTCCATATGAACACCATTCAAATGAGATAAGTTATAGAGAAGCCATGTGTGAAACTGCTAGAATAGGACTTACAAGTGAGGGATTAGTAGATTTAGAAGAGCTTGAAAAAGTCTTAGAAAGAAATCAACACAGAGAACTTATTGGTTCATTTTGTATAGCTTCAAATGTTACTGGAATAGTAACCTGTTATAAAGATATTTCTAAAATACTTAGACGATATAATGCCCTTGTATGTCTAGATGCAGCTGCTTCTTCTTCATATATGAATATTGATTGTAATTATTTTGATGTGATGTATGTATCTCCACACAAACTTTTAGGAGGACCTGGTTCTTGTGGACTTCTTATTATAAGAAAAGATTTAATAGACCCTAGTTTATCTCCTACTTTTGCAGGTGGAGGAACAGTTACTTATGTAAATAAATCTACGGTTGAATATGAAAAAGATTTAAGAGCAAGGGAAACAGCAGGAACTCCTGGCATAATTCAAGTGATAAAAGCAAGTCTTGCTTATCAACTTAGAAATGAAATAGGTTTTGATTTTATACAAAAAAGAAAAAATGAATTGTTGGAGTATTTTTTAAAAGAAGCACAAAATATACCAAATATAATCATCTATGGAAATCAAAAATCATATAATATTGGTATTGTTTCATTTAATATAAAAGATTTAGACCCTTACATTATATGTGAAAAAATTTCAACAGAAGATGGAATCCAAACTAGAGCTGGATGTTCATGTGCAGGACCATATGGTCATGATTTATTACACTTTGACAATAAAGATGAACTAAATAAAAAACCAGGTTGGATAAGAGTCTCTATTCATTTTACTCAAACAATAGAAGAAATAGATAAGCTAATAAAAGCTCTTAAAAAAGCTATTATATAAAAATAATCACAAAATACAATTAATTGTAATTGCTTTGTAACCTTTAACATATAAAATCCTGAATATTGATTCAAATTTAGGAGTAAGATATGAGAAACAAGGTAATTACAGCTTCAGTTATTGCAGCATCTGTTTTATTTTCAGCATGTGCAACAAAATCAACAATGGCAAATAATGCAACAATGCATGATATAAAATTCAGTGGTGTTGCAGTACCAACAACTGATAGTGAAAAAAGAAAAATTTTCGCTTCAAATCAAATCGAAGTAGATGGCAAAAAAACAAAAATTGGATATAACACAATTTTAAGAAGTGGAGATAAAGTAGGAAATGGTGTTTTTGGTTTAGTATATGACAAAAATGGAGAACCTATAAAAGAAAAAGATGGCTCTTTTAAAATCTCAAACTCAAATGACTTCTCTTCACTTTTACCTGTTGGTAAAAAACTTTTTATGGTTTCACACTTTGAAACTAGACCAGCTGCTGTATATGTTACTGAGCTAAACCAATCTAAAGATGGTAAATTAACAGCTGTAAATACAAAAAATGTTGACTTCTCAAGTGTTAATGGACTGTGGGTTCCTTGTGCAGGTAGTGTAACTCCATGGAATACTCACTTAGGAAGTGAAGAGTATGAACCAGATGCAAGAGCAGTTAAAGAAAATGGTTCTATTAATGCTTATTATGATGCGATGGCATCTTATTTTGATGGGGATTTAAAAGCATTAAATCCTTATGATTATGGATGGTCTACTGAAATAAAAGTTCTTAATGAAAAAGGTGATGTAAAAGCTGAAAAACATTATGCAATGGGTAGATTTGCACATGAGTTAGCATATGTTATGCCAGATGAAAAAACAGTTTATTTATCAGATGATGGTACAAATGTAGCTTTATATATGTTTATTGCTGATAAAGCAAAAGATTTAAGCTCTGGTACTTTATATGCTGCAAAATGGGATCAAACAAGTGATTTAGGAACTGGAAGTGCAAATATCAAATGGGTGAACTTAGGTCACTCTTCTGATGATTATGTTAAAGCTGGATTAGACCAAAGATTGACTTTTAATGATTTATTTGAAACATCTAAATTCCCAAAATTAGGATTTACTTCAGTAAATACAACAATGGGTCAAGAATATTTAAAAATCAAACCAGGTATGGAAAAACTAGCTTCAAGAATGGAAGCTAGAAGATATGCAGCAATAAAAGGTGCTACTACTGAATTTAGAAAAATGGAAGGTATCACTTACAATCCAAATGATAACAAAATATATTTATCTATCTCTGAAATCTCAAAAGGGATGGAAAATCGTATGAAAAAAGGTAAAGCAAACAACAAATATGACACTGGTGGAAATAACGATATTAGAGTTGACTACAACAAATGTGGTGCTGTATATGAGTTAAATTTAGCTTATGCTGACGATATTCAATCAGCTACAGATGGCTCTTATATTAATTCTAATTATATAGTAAAATCTATGGATGGCTTAATTGCAGGTAGACTTAACAAAGGAACAGGAGAATTAGCTAAAGCAAATAAATGTTCTCTTGATGGATTAGCAAATCCTGATAATATAACTTTTATTCCAAATACAAATACTTTAATTATAGGTGAAGATACAGGTTCTGGACACCAAAATGACTTTATTTGGTCTTATAATATAAAAGAAAAAAAATTAACAAGAATATTAACATCTCCTTATGGTTCAGAGACAACTTCAGCATATTACTATAACAATATTGGTGGACATGGATATCTTATGGCAGTTATTCAACATCCATATGGGGAAGGTGATGCAATTACAAAAGAAGAAGATATGCCTGCAAATGCAAAATCAGCTGGTGATATGAAAGCTTATACAGGCTATGTAGGACCACTTCCTGTAATTACAAAATAAGGCTTTAAGATGAATCTTAAATCAGTTATTTTATCAGCAGTACTACTTTCAAGTAGTACTTTTGCTGTATCAATTAATAAAGTTGTTGTAGATGAAAAATTAGATGTAATTAAACTTCCAAACAAAACTTTAAATCTTGATGTAGGTTTTGGTTCTGGAGCTTTTCATTATAAAAAGGACTCTAATAATGTATTTTATACTATCACAGATAGAGGTCCAAATATCAAATGTAAAGACTCTAAAAAACTTATGGGCGAAAAACTTTGTGAAAAAGGAAAAATATTCCCTGTAGCTAAGTTCACTCCAACAATTTATAAAATCAAAGTATATAAAAACTACTACAAAATTTTAGAAAAAATACAAATCAAAGATAAAGATGGAAACCAAGTTTCTGGGATATCAAATGCAGGTACAGAAAATGCCTATAACATCCATGGAGAAGCAATACCTTTTGATCCAAATGGACTTGATTCTGAATCATTAATAAAACTATCTGATGGAACTTTTTGGATAGGAGAAGAGTATGGGGCATCTATTGTACACTTAAGCAGTGATGGAAGAATAATAAAAAGATTTGTTCCTGCTGGGTTTGAAAAAAACTTAACAAATGCAAACTATGATGTATCTCCAACTCTACCTGCAATTATTGCAAAAAGACCACTAAATAGAGGAATAGAATCAATGGCTATCAGCCCTGATGAAAAGTCTTTATACTTTATTATGCAAAGTCCCCTTGCAAATCCAAATCAAGCTGCCTATAAAAAATCAAGAAATGTTAGGTTATTTAAATTTGACCTTGCAAATGAAAAAGTTGTAGGTGAATATATTTATAAAATGGATTTACCAAATACATTCAAACTTGATAAAAATAAAAAACAAAATGCAGTTAAACTATCAGAAATGGTTGCATCTGGAAATGATGAATTAATAGTCTTAGAAAGAATTTCTAATACTACAAAATTTTACAAAGTAAAATTAGGTGGCGAAAATATCTTAGATACTAAATGGGATGATTTAGCAACAACTCCAACATTAGAAGAGACAAAAGATATTCAATCTTTACATAAAGAGCTAGTACTTGACACAAGTGATATAAAAGGTATGCCTAAAAAAATCGAAGGATTAGCCTATATCAATGAAAATGAGTGGATACTTGTAAATGACAATGATTTTGGTATAGATAATCTTCCTTCTTATATAGTAAAAGTAAAAAAATAATGAAATCTTTTTTACTAATTATAGCGCTTTTAAGCGCTGTAATACTTCAGGCAAATAAAGTTGATCTAACAAACTCATTTATTAATAATCCAACAGCTTATATTCCAAGTCAATGTTATACAAAAACTGCCTATGGGAAAAATGACCAAATATTAAGTAACCCATGTTTTTCTTGCCACAATACAAATAAAATACCCAACTTTATTACTTCCGATGAGGATTTACAAGAGAGTTATGACTTCCCTGAATCTGGATTAAAAAATCATTGGACAAACCTTTTTAAAGATAGAACAAAAGAAGTAAATAAAATTTCAGATAAAGAGATTTTAGAATATATAAGAGAAGATAACTATAAAGATAAAAGTCACAATCTCATCCTTGCTCAAAAATTGGAAAATATTCCAAAAGATTGGGATGCAAATCAAAATGGAAAATGGGATGGATATATTCCTGATTGTTATTTTAACTTTGATAAAGAAGGTTTTGATAGAAAGCCAAATGGTAATATTACTGGGTGGAGAGCTTTTGCTTATTATCCCTTCTTAGGAACTTTTTGGCCAACAAATGGAAGTACAGATGATGTACTTATTCGTTTACCAAAAATTTTTTGGGAAGATAAAAATGGTAATTTTGACTTGAATATTTATAAAATAAATCTTTCTATTGTTGAGAGTCTATTAAAACAAAAAACAATCTCGACAGAAAAAATAGATGAGAAAAAATATGGAGTGGATTTAAATCAAGATGGAAAATTAACTACTTCAGAAAAAATAGTATTTAAATGGACTATTCCCAATTATGATATTTCAACAAATAAACTAACAAATTTTTCAATGACTTATGTTGGGCTAGCAAAAGATGCTTTATTAAAAAATGAGATTCACATTGCACCAGGTCTTTATCCAAAAGGAACAGAATTTTTACACTCTGTTAGATATTTGGATATAAATAAAGACTCTTCTATAAAAATGTCCCCTAGAATGAAAGAACTTCGTTACGCTAAAAAAAGATATTGGGTAAGTTATTCAAAACTTAAAGATATAGTAGGTGAAGAGACAAAAGAGGAACATGACTTTCCTGATAGAGTAGAAGAGTATACTGGAAATATCGAAATAGGACTAAACAACAAAAAAGGGTGGTTTTATCAAGGTTTTATTGAAGATGAAAAAGGTAGTCTAAGACCACAAAGTCAAGAAGAGACTCTTTCTTGTATGGGTTGTCATACTGGCTTAGCAGTTACAGCTGATTCAACTTTTGTTTTCCAAAGAAAATTTGAAAATGATCCATTCGCAGATGGTTGGTATCATTGGAGTGAAAAAGGCTTAAAAAATATCCCTGATAAAAAGCTAAGTAATAATGAAACTGAATATGCTAGATATTTAAGAGAAAATAAAGCAGGTGATGAATTTAGAGCAAATGAAGAGATTATGAATAAATTTTTTTACAAAGACCTAAAGCTTAAAAAGTCTGCAATAAATAAACTTAGAGAAGATATTACTTACTTAATTATCCCAAGTAAAAAAAGAGCTTTAACTCTTAACAAAGCCTATAAAGTTATTGTGGATGAGCAAAGTTTTATTTATGGGAAAGCTGCCCATGTAAAACCTTTAAAAAATGTTCATAAAGAGGTAACTCAAGGAGAAACTACTCACCTTAAAGAAATTACAAATTGATTTACTCAATTTGTAATTTAAGCTTAATTAATCTTTACTAGTTATAATCCTACATGAGATTTATAATATTTGCCACAGTTTTTTTATTAGTAATGGGATTACTAAGTTTTTTTATTTCAAAAAGGTTTATTAATAAATTAGATATTTCCAAAAAATCAAAGCTATTTTTAAATATATTTTTACTGATTAATTTTCTAGGTGTCATTGCTTACATGTGTACTAGATACTTAGTTTCAGTACCAAATGACTTATACT
This portion of the Arcobacter nitrofigilis DSM 7299 genome encodes:
- a CDS encoding esterase-like activity of phytase family protein gives rise to the protein MNLKSVILSAVLLSSSTFAVSINKVVVDEKLDVIKLPNKTLNLDVGFGSGAFHYKKDSNNVFYTITDRGPNIKCKDSKKLMGEKLCEKGKIFPVAKFTPTIYKIKVYKNYYKILEKIQIKDKDGNQVSGISNAGTENAYNIHGEAIPFDPNGLDSESLIKLSDGTFWIGEEYGASIVHLSSDGRIIKRFVPAGFEKNLTNANYDVSPTLPAIIAKRPLNRGIESMAISPDEKSLYFIMQSPLANPNQAAYKKSRNVRLFKFDLANEKVVGEYIYKMDLPNTFKLDKNKKQNAVKLSEMVASGNDELIVLERISNTTKFYKVKLGGENILDTKWDDLATTPTLEETKDIQSLHKELVLDTSDIKGMPKKIEGLAYINENEWILVNDNDFGIDNLPSYIVKVKK
- a CDS encoding PhoX family protein; this encodes MRNKVITASVIAASVLFSACATKSTMANNATMHDIKFSGVAVPTTDSEKRKIFASNQIEVDGKKTKIGYNTILRSGDKVGNGVFGLVYDKNGEPIKEKDGSFKISNSNDFSSLLPVGKKLFMVSHFETRPAAVYVTELNQSKDGKLTAVNTKNVDFSSVNGLWVPCAGSVTPWNTHLGSEEYEPDARAVKENGSINAYYDAMASYFDGDLKALNPYDYGWSTEIKVLNEKGDVKAEKHYAMGRFAHELAYVMPDEKTVYLSDDGTNVALYMFIADKAKDLSSGTLYAAKWDQTSDLGTGSANIKWVNLGHSSDDYVKAGLDQRLTFNDLFETSKFPKLGFTSVNTTMGQEYLKIKPGMEKLASRMEARRYAAIKGATTEFRKMEGITYNPNDNKIYLSISEISKGMENRMKKGKANNKYDTGGNNDIRVDYNKCGAVYELNLAYADDIQSATDGSYINSNYIVKSMDGLIAGRLNKGTGELAKANKCSLDGLANPDNITFIPNTNTLIIGEDTGSGHQNDFIWSYNIKEKKLTRILTSPYGSETTSAYYYNNIGGHGYLMAVIQHPYGEGDAITKEEDMPANAKSAGDMKAYTGYVGPLPVITK